The nucleotide sequence taagtctggtaatctaagaattagggaacaggcaccctaattgacgcgaatcctaaagatagatctattgggcctaacaaaccccatccaaagtaccggatgctttagtacttcgaaatttatatcatatccgaagggtgtcccggaatgatggggatattcttatatatgcatcttgttaatgtcggttaccaggtgttcaccatatgaatgatttttatctctatgtatggggtgtgtattgaaatatgaaatcttgtggtctattattatgatttgatatatataggttaaacctataactcaccaacatttttgttgacgttttaagcatgtttattctcaggtgattattaagagcttccgctgtcgcatacttaaataaggacgagatttggagtccatgcttttatgatattgtgtaaaaactgcattcaagaaacttattttgttgtaacatatttgtattgtaaaccattatgtaatggtcgtgtgtaaacaggatattttagattatcattatttgataatctacgtaaagctttttaaacctttattgatgaaataaaggttatggtttgttttaaaatgaatgcagtctttgaaaaacgtctcatatagaggtcaaaatctcgcaacgaaatcaattaatatggaacgtttttaatcaataagaacgggacatttcaatatcgatGGTTCTGTTCCCTTATTTATGCGATTTTTCTGACGTTAAAAATGCGGAGTCCATTAGGTATATTAGGTACTAACCACGTGTTTCCAAACACACCCGTAGCAAAGCATTTTTAAATCTGTAAATACATaacactacgttaaatatgaatatgaaatctgaaaggccccgccgcatcgcgcgggccggtatTTTTCTAGTTTAATTTAAATTAAATCAGTGAAATTTAACATAGTAGTtcgtacaataccactattattttAAACATTTTAATGGTGTATGAATCAATAATTTTTTTTTCCCGGAAGAATAACTATTGTAACATTACGGTATAACTTTCTCTGTTTAATTTAAAATTTATGATATTCAACTTGTGGTTCTCGGGATCGAGAGTTGCTAGAAATGGTGTTGGAATTATTATTGGCCCACCCTATAACGAGAATGTAGTGGATGTGAGTAGACGgagcgataggattatgtcggttaggtTAGTGATCCAAGAGGTGACCTACACGGTCATTAGCGCTTACGCACCTCATGCGGGCCTTGGTGCAGGTGAAAAGAGACACTTTTGGGAATCGTTAGATGAGGTTGTGAGGATGTGCCCTCCGGACCATCGATTACTTATTGGTGGAGATCTAAATGGTCATATAGGATCTGATGTCGAGGGTTATCCGGGTACCCATGGGGGCTTTGGGTACGGAGTAAGGAATGAGGAAGGGAGCTCTATTCTCGATTTTGCCGTTGCCCAAGATTTGGTCGTTGTGAATTCGTTTTTCAACAAAACGAATGCTCAGTTAGCAACCTTCCATAGCGGGGATCATAGTACCCAGATTGACTATTTGCTACTTCGCAAAGGGGAACTTAGGACATGTGGGGACTGTAAGGTATTGACCAACTTGATATGCTCCTCCCAACACAGATTGTTGATCATGGATTTGGTTCTCCAGAGACGGGTCACCAAGAGTGTAAGGCCCGGCCAACCTAAAATTATATGGAAGAAGTTGAACGGTGAGAAGGCGGAGACTTTTAAAACTTTGGTTGTGGAAAATGCAGAAGTGGAAATGGTATCTCATGATGATGCGGACCATATGTGGAATTGTCTGGCGTCCACCATTAGAGAGGCAGCCAAGGAAGCCTTAAGTGTCGCAGTAGGAACATCGGGAGGACATAGGTCGAATAGAGAATCATGGTGGCTTAGTGACGATGTTCAAAGCAAAGTCGCGCTTAAGTAACTAAGGTTTAGGGAGTTTATAACTTGTCGGGAGGGGACTCCGACGGGTAGAACTAGGGTTGAACAGAGATATAAAGAAGccaaaagagaagctaagaaggctgtGGCCCGTGCAAAAGAGAAGGCATATGAAGATTTGTATGGGAAACTAGACTCCAAAGAAGGAGCAAATGATATCTAcaggatagccaaagctagggagcgaaggCGCAGGGACCTAGTtaacatcaagtttatcaaaaATGAAGCTGGTCAAACCTTAGTAAAGGAAGACGAAATTCGGAAAAGATGGGAAGGGTATTTCTCATCTCTTTTCGCTGGTGGAAGACCTGAGGGTCACGAAGATCCGCAAGACTCTGATCTAGAACAATCCCAGAACAACATAGATTGTGGGAGGATCAACCAGGAGGAAGTAAGAACggcactacgaaagatggggagaaataaAGCTATGGGACCGGACCGGACCAGATCCCCATCGAGGCGTGGCGATGCCTCGGTGATGACGGTGTTAGGTGGTTGACTTGCCTTTTCAACAAGACATATCGAAGCTCTaaaatgcctatggaatggagagtGAGTGAGACTATTCCCATCTATAAGAATAAGGGGGATGCTCAAATCTGCggtaattatagaggcataaaattacttagtcatactatgaagctctGGGAGAGAGTGATTGTGACTAGACTTAGACATGTGACTAATGTTTTGGAAAActaatttggtttcatgccagggcgttcttcgatagaggcaatccatattattagaaatcttatggagaagtatagagaaaagcaaaagaaccttgagatggctttcttagacttggaaaaagcCTACGATTGTGTTCCACGAaacttgatttggaagacccttaatgCTAGAAGTATCCCGAGTAGATATATTAGTGTTATTAGGGATATGTACGAAGGGGTGAAGTCTTGGTTCGAACGCTGGTG is from Rutidosis leptorrhynchoides isolate AG116_Rl617_1_P2 chromosome 10, CSIRO_AGI_Rlap_v1, whole genome shotgun sequence and encodes:
- the LOC139870677 gene encoding uncharacterized protein gives rise to the protein MIFNLWFSGSRVARNGVGIIIGPPYNENVVDVSRRSDRIMSVRLVIQEVTYTVISAYAPHAGLGAGEKRHFWESLDEVVRMCPPDHRLLIGGDLNGHIGSDVEGYPGTHGGFGYGVRNEEGSSILDFAVAQDLVVVNSFFNKTNAQLATFHSGDHSTQIDYLLLRKGELRTCGDCKVLTNLICSSQHRLLIMDLVLQRRVTKSVRPGQPKIIWKKLNGEKAETFKTLVVENAEVEMVSHDDADHMWNCLASTIREAAKEALSVAVGTSGGHRSNRESWWLSDDGTPTGRTRVEQRYKEAKREAKKAVARAKEKAYEDLYGKLDSKEGANDIYRIAKARERRRRDLVNIKFIKNEAGQTLVKEDEIRKRWEGYFSSLFAGGRPEGHEDPQDSDLEQSQNNIDCGRINQEEVRTALRKMGRNKAMGPDRTRSPSRRGDASVMTVLGG